The following are encoded in a window of Vigna unguiculata cultivar IT97K-499-35 chromosome 8, ASM411807v1, whole genome shotgun sequence genomic DNA:
- the LOC114194657 gene encoding putative BPI/LBP family protein At1g04970, with protein MAPSTCFLLLSLLFLSSSTSGVQNHEEGFISITISDKGLDFAKDILIDQAVDSITLSQLPEIEKTVQVPLVGKAKVVLSEITINDIQVNSSSVNTGETGIALVVSGATANLSLKWRYSVSSWLVPIGISDSGTATARVNDLQVGLTVNLTNQGGTLKLLLLDSGCHVRDLSIKLHGGAAWLYQVLVDAFAGSIASAVEEAVSDQINEGISTLDVLLQSLPKTFPIDETAALNVSFVSNPKLSDSAIELEINGLFTERNEILAPQGYHRGSDISVSRGDPLPKMITISLHENVFKSGSLVYFSADTLKWSVDELPDQNLLNTAEWRFLIPQLYKQYPNDDMNLDIFVSSPPDIQVTDKDVGVQISIDIILNVLEAGEVVPVACISVDFSASCTAEIIGNNLAGWLKLRKFSTYLKWSKIGKLHLNLIQSVTSAVLKTVLIPYLNSQLVRGIPLPILNDFALENARILYAPPWITVSSDVSFLGHYYHKHLPAYVS; from the exons ATGGCACCCTCAACCTGTTTCCTTCTTTTATCCCTTCTGTTCCTTTCATCCTCCACGAGTGGTGTTCAAAATCATGAAGAGGGTTTCATCTCCATCACCATATCTGATAAGGGTCTCGATTTTGCCAAGGATATTCTGATAGACCAAGCTGTTGACTCTATTACCCTGTCTCAATTGCCAGAGATTGAGAAGACTGTTCAAGTCCCTCTTGTTGGAAAAGCCAAAGTTGTTCTTTCTGAAATCACTATCAATGATATCCAAGTAAATTCTTCATCTGTTAATACAGGAGAAACAGGCATTGCTCTTGTTGTTTCAGGTGCCACAGCTAACTTGAGTTTGAAGTGGAGGTACTCTGTCAGCAGTTGGTTAGTCCCAATTGGAATTTCTGATAGTGGAACCGCCACTGCAAGG GTTAATGATTTGCAAGTTGGACTTACTGTGAATTTAACGAATCAAGGAGGAACTCTTAAACTGCTTCTCTTGGATTCTGGATGCCATGTTAGAGATTTATCCATAAAGTTGCATGGTGGAGCAGCTTGGCTTTACCAAGT GCTAGTAGATGCTTTTGCAGGAAGTATAGCATCTGCGGTTGAAGAGGCAGTTTCTGATCAAATAAATGAGGGGATATCAACTCTTGATGTTTTATTACAATCTCTTCCAAAGACTTTCCCAATAGACGAAACAGCTGCTCTAAATGTTTCTTTTGTGAGCAATCCTAAGCTAAGTGATTCTGCTATTGAATTAGAAATTAATGGCTTATTCACAGAGAGGAACGAAATTTTGGCACCTCAAGGTTACCACAGAGGTTCAGACATTTCTGTTTCCCGTGGCGACCCTTTGCCaaagatgataacaatttcattacatgaaaatgttttcaaatcCGGTTCTTTGGTCTACTTCAGT GCAGATACTTTGAAATGGAGTGTTGATGAACTGCCTGATCAGAACCTTCTGAACACTGCTGAATGGAGATTCCTTATTCCTCAATTATACAAGCAATATCCAAACGATGACATGAATCTTGATATCTTTGTATCTTCTCCACCAGATATACAAGTGACAGACAAAGATGTTGGTGTCCAAATTTCCATAGATATAATACTAAATGTTCTGGAAGCTGGTGAAGTCGTACCTGTTGCATGCATCTCGGTG GATTTTAGTGCATCTTGTACTGCGGAGATCATAGGAAACAATCTTGCTGGTTGGCTTAAATTGAGAAAGTTTTCCACATACTTGAAATGGAGTAAGATAGGGAAACTGCACTTGAATCTGATTCAG TCAGTGACATCAGCTGTTCTCAAAACCGTTCTCATACCATACCTGAACTCACAGTTAGTGAGAGGAATTCCACTTCCAATTCTTAATGATTTTGCTCTTGAGAATGCTCGTATATTGTATGCTCCCCCATGGATTACTGTGTCCAGTGATGTTTCTTTCTTAGGACACTATTATCACAAGCATCTACCAGCTTATGTATCATAA
- the LOC114194370 gene encoding uncharacterized protein LOC114194370, which yields METEEELVPDPKPEDQTVPLQNGDSDQRCAKKPKVDADAELKRVAEIVLVLSTMATVRAGRKPSDAEVELMREARAKLAGLCQGLAPKDIVAREAIGTVIEDLGLHSKLKDQRLGFRTPKMSIAERYSHAKWKMEEAKKFSAPSTTHTSQPLQSNIGGPVDNRVPSHVVRIFPSDKPSQPAIPSMGAVVSIPPHVSAGSSAVLQYQSTGNEVRPPVVSGVMPSGHLGRNSSSLVLPKVEHPQFKVDGGSNGSSYMLQVQANSSANQPLVNAPAWSIPTQAASVARTVSENKVPATTSVKVEGTSDITVSRAGPQITTDPSFRPFITPTASVNLSTVHQPLQATNIVQPPLIPSHTDIAKVVQKVLQPKVPSHPTWIPPSRDYMNKALTCQMCELSVQEVDTVLLCDACEKGFHLKCLQPSVLRGIHNRVDWHCMRCLSISGGKPLPPKYGRVMRSSSTPPKLPSNIGGIQACSENKAENIEPKVLQMVTNGSTVPTVASGNHNVEVPCYSKFPDTKGIQGIGISSSIEAIDKKPDPNNSMKSLGAASSPSIGLLGECSTKQINSKVLTSKETSERESLPKLSEPAKCESMQSSQNFQVEQTMSKDNAEVSPDKHIDSKIMNNNQKDSLKGENLTYDIKRDDQDAALANIVGISGTNTEGRQDSTLSSDGSHAIEWIGDVVQLVDEKIFYQSCCVDGVTYRLQGHALFPTSNGKLAPSKLQSMWEDCKTGLKWVKVTKCYFPDDLPGNIGHPCISEVNEVYESNSDRTEMASSIQGPCEVLPSDKFKQENDRRCQLGIEESTRIQPIFLCRWFYDEFKKLFQPVIS from the exons ATGGAGACGGAGGAGGAGCTCGTGCCCGATCCCAAACCGGAGGACCAGACCGTGCCGCTTCAGAACGGGGACTCTGACCAGCGCTGCGCCAAGAAGCCCAAGGTTGACGCCGACGCCGAATTGAAGAGAGTGGCCGAGATTGTTCTCGTTCTCTCTACCATGGCCACGGTGCGTGCGGGGAGGAAGCCTTCAGACGCTGAGGTCGAGCTCATGAGAGAGGCGCGCGCTAAGCTCGCCGGCCTCTGCCAGGGTTTGGCTCCCAAGGATATTGTGGCCAGGGAAGCAATTGGCACCGTCATCGAGGATCTCGGATTGCACTCCAAGCTTAAGGACCAGAGGCTAGGGTTTCGAACTCCCAAGATGTCTATTGCCGAGAGGTATTCCCATGCTAAGTGGAAG ATGGAGGAAGCAAAGAAGTTTTCTGCACCTTCTACAACACATACATCTCAACCCTTACAATCAAACATTGGTGGACCTGTTGACAATCGTGTGCCATCACATGTTGTTCGAATTTTCCCTTCTGATAAACCAAGCCAGCCAGCAATCCCTTCTATGGGTGCCGTAGTGTCTATTCCTCCCCATGTTTCTGCAGGATCTTCTGCAGTATTGCAATACCAGTCAACTGGCAATGAAGTAAGACCACCTGTGGTTTCTGGTGTGATGCCTAGCGGTCACTTGGGGAGAAATTCGTCTTCCTTAGTATTGCCTAAAGTTGAACATCCACAGTTCAAAGTTGATGGAGGATCAAATGGGTCTTCTTATATGCTACAAGTCCAAG CAAATTCATCAGCAAACCAACCTTTGGTGAATGCTCCTGCATGGTCTATACCGACTCAAGCTGCTTCAGTAGCAAGAACTGTATCAGAAAACAAGGTGCCTGCGACTACCTCTGTGAAGGTTGAAGGAACATCTGACATAACCGTATCAAGGGCAGGGCCTCAAATAACAACAGACCCGAGCTTTAGACCATTTATCACTCCAACCGCTTCTGTAAATTTGTCTACTGTGCACCAGCCTTTGCAAGCCACGAACATTGTTCAGCCTCCTTTGATTCCCAGTCACACTGATATTGCAAAGGTTGTCCAGAAAGTGTTACAACCAAAGGTTCCCAGCCATCCCACTTGGATTCCTCCATCAAGGGATTATATGAATAAGGCTTTGACATGTCAGATGTGTGAGCTCAGTGTTCAGGAGGTTGATACTGTACTTCTCTGTGATGCTTGTGAAAAGGGATTTCACTTGAAGTGTCTGCAGCCCTCGGTCTTGAGAGGAATTCATAACAGAGTTGATTGGCATTGTATGAGGTGCTTGAGTATAAGTGGTGGAAAGCCTTTGCCTCCAAAGTATGGTCGTGTCATGAGATCGTCAAGCACACCGCCAAAATTGCCCTCTAATATCGGTGGTATTCAAGCTTGCTCTGAGAATAAAGCAGAGAACATAGAACCAAAGGTCTTGCAGATGGTAACAAATGGGAGCACTGTTCCAACTGTTGCCAGTGGCAATCACAATGTTGAGGTGCCATGTTACTCAAAGTTCCCTGATACCAAAGGTATACAAGGGATTGGCATTTCATCCAGTATTGAAGCTATCGATAAGAAGCCTGATCCAAACAACTCTATGAAATCTCTTGGCGCAGCTTCTAGTCCTTCTATTGGCTTGCTAGGTGAATGCTCTACTAAACAAATAAATTCTAAGGTTTTGACCAGTAAAGAGACTTCAGAACGTGAGTCTCTTCCTAAATTATCTGAGCCGGCTAAATGTGAAAGTATGCAATCATCTCAAAATTTTCAAGTGGAACAGACAATGTCAAAAGACAATGCTGAAGTATCACCAGATAAACACATTGATagtaaaattatgaataataatcAAAAGGACTCTCTTAAAGGGGAAAATTTAACTTACGATATTAAGCGTGATGACCAAGATGCTGCACTTGCAAACATTGTTGGAATTTCTGGAACTAATACTGAAGGTAGACAGGACTCAACATTATCTTCAGATGGTTCACATGCTATAGAATGGATTGGTGATGTAGTACAGCTCGTAGATGAAAAGATTTTTTACCAATCTTGTTGTGTTGATGGAGTAACGTATAGGCTACAGGGTCATGCTCTTTTTCCTACCAGTAATGGGAAACTAGCTCCTTCTAAACTCCAG tctATGTGGGAAGATTGCAAAACTGGGTTAAAGTGGGTAAAGGTAACAAAGTGCTACTTTCCTGATGATTTGCCAGGGAATATTGGTCATCCGTGTATATCTGAAGTCAATGAG GTTTATGAATCTAATAGTGATAGAACTGAAATGGCTAGCTCTATTCAAGGTCCATGTGAAGTACTTCCGtctgataaatttaaacaagaaaatGACAGGCGATGTCAGTTAGGAATTGAGGAAAGTACTAGAATACAGCCCATTTTCCTTTGCAG
- the LOC114194665 gene encoding serine/threonine-protein phosphatase PP-X isozyme 2 produces the protein MSSDLDRQIEQLKRCEPLKESEVKALCLKAMEILVEESNVQRVDAPVTICGDIHGQFYDMKELFKVGGDCPKTNYLFLGDFVDRGFYSVETFLLLLALKVRYPDRITLIRGNHESRQITQVYGFYDECLRKYGSVNVWRYCTDIFDYLSLSALIENKIFSVHGGLSPAISTLDQIRTIDRKQEVPHDGAMCDLLWSDPEDIVDGWGLSPRGAGFLFGGSVVTSFNHSNNIDYICRAHQLVMEGYKWMFNNQIVTVWSAPNYCYRCGNVAAILELDANLNKQFRVFEAAPQESRGTPAKKPAPDYFL, from the exons atgtcATCAGACTTGGACAGACAGATAGAGCAGTTGAAGAGGTGTGAGCCTCTGAAGGAGTCTGAAGTGAAGGCTCTCTGCCTCAAAGCCATGGAAATCCTCGTTGAAGAGAGCAACGTTCAAAGGGTCGATGCTCCTGTCACC ATATGTGGTGATATTCACGGTCAGTTTTATGACATGAAGGAGCTTTTCAAAGTGGGAGGGGATTGCCCCAAGACTAACTATTTGTTCCTTGGGGATTTTGTTGATAGAGGATTTTACTCGGTTGAAACATTTCTGCTTCTTCTCGCTCTTAAG GTGAGGTATCCAGATCGAATAACACTCATCAGGGGAAACCATGAAAGCCGTCAGATCACTCAG GTATATGGATTCTATGATGAGTGCCTTCGAAAGTATGGTTCAGTCAATGTATGGAGATATTGTACTGATATATTCGACTACTTAAG TTTGTCGGCCTTAATTGAAAACAAGATTTTCAGTGTTCATGGAGGTCTTTCTCCTGCAATTTCAACACTGGATCAG ATACGGACTATTGATCGGAAGCAAGAAGTACCTCATGATGGTGCCATGTGTGACCTCCTATGGTCAGATCCAGAAGATATTGTGGATGGATGGGGTCTCAGTCCCCGTGGTGCTGGTTTTTTATTTGGTGGCAGTGTTGTTACTTCCTTTAACCACTCAAACAACATTGACTATATATGCCGTGCTCATCAGTTGGTGATGGAAGGATATAAATGGATGTTCAATAACCAGATAGTTACTGTCTGGTCAGCTCCAAATTATTGCTACAG ATGTGGTAATGTAGCTGCAATTCTTGAGTTGGATGCAAATCTGAATAAGCAATTCCGGGTGTTTGAAGCCGCTCCACAG GAATCAAGAGGGACACCTGCAAAGAAACCAGCACCGGATTACTTCTTATga